A part of Buchnera aphidicola (Sarucallis kahawaluokalani) genomic DNA contains:
- the lepA gene encoding translation elongation factor 4, which translates to MKNIRNFAIIAHIDHGKSTLADRFIQICGGLTTREMSNQVLDSMDLEKERGITIKAQSVTIKYTNQKKMTFHLNFIDTPGHVDFTYEVSRSLNACEGALLVIDACQGVEAQTLATCNMALKMNLSIIPVLNKIDLPNANANKVIQEIHDMIGINTQDIVQCSAKNGTGIIPLLDKIIEKIPAPSGSIQVTLQALIIDSWFDNYLGVISLVCIKNGILHPGTTIIVLSTQNNYTVHTVGIFTPKKKNKKYLKCGEIGWMICGIKDTGAFRVGDTITSAVNPTTYAIPGFQKIRPKIFAGLFPIDTDKHEIFRIALGKLSLNDSALYYEPENSHALGSGFKCGFLGVLHMEIIQARLEREYNLEIISTTPTVMYEIETITKKIIYVNNPNDLNKIKNIREQREPIAECKILTPEKYIGKIINLCLNKRGTQKNITYHTHQVLLHFDIPIAEIITNFFDKMKSLSSGYASLEYHFKCFKKTDIVCLDILINSVKIDALSLIMHRNNVYNQSRKIVEKIKLLLPRQQFNLAIQAAIGNNIIARSTIQQLRKNVLSKCYGGDISRKKKLLQKQKSGKKKMKKIGNIKIPKKAFFTILSN; encoded by the coding sequence ATGAAAAATATAAGAAATTTTGCTATTATTGCACATATAGATCATGGTAAATCAACACTTGCAGACCGATTTATACAAATCTGCGGAGGATTAACTACTCGAGAAATGTCAAATCAAGTATTAGATTCAATGGATTTAGAAAAAGAAAGAGGCATCACTATTAAAGCACAAAGCGTAACAATAAAATACACAAATCAAAAAAAGATGACATTTCATTTAAATTTTATTGATACTCCCGGACATGTAGATTTTACATATGAGGTATCAAGATCATTAAATGCTTGTGAAGGAGCATTATTAGTTATTGATGCCTGTCAAGGAGTAGAAGCACAAACATTAGCTACTTGTAATATGGCATTAAAGATGAATCTTTCTATTATTCCTGTATTAAATAAAATAGATTTACCAAATGCTAATGCAAATAAAGTGATTCAAGAAATTCATGATATGATTGGTATTAATACTCAAGATATTGTACAATGCTCTGCAAAAAATGGAACAGGTATTATCCCTCTTTTAGATAAAATTATTGAAAAAATTCCTGCACCATCAGGATCAATACAGGTTACATTACAAGCTTTAATTATTGATTCTTGGTTTGATAATTATTTAGGTGTCATATCTTTAGTATGTATTAAAAATGGAATATTACACCCAGGTACAACAATTATAGTACTTAGTACCCAAAATAATTATACTGTACATACAGTAGGTATATTTACTCCAAAAAAAAAAAATAAAAAATATTTAAAATGTGGTGAAATAGGGTGGATGATATGTGGAATTAAAGACACCGGAGCCTTTCGCGTAGGTGATACAATTACTTCAGCAGTCAATCCAACAACTTATGCTATTCCAGGTTTTCAAAAAATACGCCCAAAAATATTTGCTGGATTATTTCCAATAGATACAGACAAACATGAAATTTTTCGTATTGCATTAGGGAAATTAAGTTTAAATGATTCTGCATTATATTATGAACCAGAAAATTCCCATGCTTTAGGATCTGGGTTTAAATGTGGATTCCTTGGTGTTTTACATATGGAAATTATACAAGCTAGATTAGAAAGAGAATATAATTTAGAAATAATATCTACAACACCAACTGTAATGTACGAAATTGAAACTATAACTAAAAAGATTATTTATGTAAATAATCCAAATGATTTAAATAAAATAAAAAACATCCGAGAACAAAGAGAACCAATTGCAGAATGTAAAATATTAACACCTGAAAAATATATTGGTAAAATAATTAACCTATGTTTAAATAAAAGAGGAACACAAAAAAATATTACTTATCATACACATCAAGTATTATTACATTTTGATATACCTATTGCAGAAATTATCACGAATTTTTTTGATAAAATGAAATCGTTATCAAGTGGATACGCTTCTTTAGAATATCATTTTAAATGTTTTAAAAAAACTGATATAGTATGCTTAGATATTTTAATCAATTCTGTAAAAATTGACGCATTATCTTTAATCATGCATCGTAATAACGTGTACAATCAATCAAGAAAGATAGTTGAAAAAATTAAATTATTACTTCCAAGACAACAATTTAATCTTGCAATACAAGCTGCAATCGGTAATAATATTATTGCTCGATCTACTATTCAACAATTAAGAAAAAATGTACTATCAAAATGTTATGGGGGGGATATTAGTAGAAAAAAAAAATTATTACAAAAACAAAAATCTGGAAAAAAAAAAATGAAAAAAATTGGTAACATCAAAATACCAAAAAAAGCATTTTTCACAATATTATCTAATTAA
- a CDS encoding enoyl-ACP reductase, with protein sequence MGFLKNKKILITGILNKHSIAYGIAKAMYKQNATLAFTCLNQKNKKKIKKIAKDFNSNIVITCNFLHHNNIKKLFQKLYTFWKSFDGFVHTIAYTPKQQFSKNYINTINRKDFIKTHCVTSYSLIYMIQECQKQLNYGSAIVSLTYIGAKIAIPYYNIMGIAKASLEANIKYIANSIKFNQFRINAISSGPIKTISSYNIPNFNKILHHAKRFSPIQRLVTIEEIGNVAAFLCSNLSSGITGQIIYVDGGSNISLLNHLC encoded by the coding sequence ATGGGATTTTTAAAAAATAAAAAAATTTTAATTACTGGTATTTTAAATAAGCACTCTATTGCATATGGAATAGCCAAAGCAATGTATAAACAAAATGCTACTTTAGCTTTTACTTGTTTAAATCAAAAAAATAAAAAAAAAATTAAAAAAATTGCTAAAGATTTTAATTCAAATATTGTTATTACTTGTAATTTTTTACATCATAATAATATAAAAAAATTATTTCAAAAACTGTATACATTTTGGAAAAGTTTTGATGGATTTGTTCATACTATTGCTTATACCCCTAAGCAACAATTTTCAAAAAATTACATTAATACAATTAATAGAAAAGATTTTATAAAAACACATTGTGTAACTTCATATAGTTTGATTTATATGATTCAAGAATGTCAAAAACAATTAAATTATGGATCTGCAATCGTTTCTTTAACATATATAGGTGCAAAAATAGCAATACCGTACTACAATATTATGGGTATTGCAAAAGCCTCTTTAGAGGCTAATATAAAATATATTGCAAATAGTATAAAATTTAATCAATTTAGAATTAATGCAATTTCTTCTGGTCCAATAAAAACAATTTCTTCTTATAATATTCCTAATTTTAATAAGATATTACATCATGCAAAAAGATTTTCTCCTATCCAACGACTAGTTACCATTGAAGAGATTGGTAATGTTGCTGCGTTTTTATGCTCTAATTTATCAAGTGGTATTACAGGTCAAATAATTTATGTAGATGGAGGTTCAAATATATCTCTTTTGAATCATTTATGTTAA
- the purB gene encoding adenylosuccinate lyase has translation MNDGFLLSISPIDGRYHKNTKILKKIFSEYSFLRLRLKIEIKWLQQLSQIEDIHEIPKFDNIINNFLDNLIKNFNYKDALEIKKIEQVTKHDVKAIEYFLRNKIASNISNYKNIIHFIHFSCTSDDINNLAYACMMKKTVFTILVPLWKKILSSIKFFSHDAKRVSILSRTHGQPATPTTLGKIMTNFYYRMKRQLIQLKNIVILGKFNGATGNYNAHIAAYPNVNWHQISQNFVISLGLQWNPYTTQIEPHDYISEIFSCIVRFNTILINFNQDIWGYITLDYFKQKIKNDAIGSSTMPHKVNPIEFEKSEGNLGLANAVMNHMIIKLPISRWQRDLSDSTILRNIGVVIGYSIIAYDATLLGLNKIEINYYNISKDLHNRWQLLAEPIHTVMRRFGIVDSYEQLKQLTRNKNITKNDIHAYIDKLHIPKVEKQKLKKINPNNYIGNSIQLVEKI, from the coding sequence ATGAATGATGGTTTTTTATTATCAATTTCTCCAATAGATGGCCGATATCATAAAAATACAAAAATTTTAAAAAAAATATTTAGTGAATATAGTTTTTTAAGGTTAAGATTGAAAATTGAAATAAAATGGTTACAACAATTATCACAAATAGAAGATATTCATGAGATCCCAAAATTTGATAACATAATAAATAATTTTTTAGATAATTTAATAAAAAACTTTAATTACAAAGATGCATTAGAAATTAAAAAGATTGAACAAGTAACTAAACACGATGTGAAAGCTATTGAATACTTTTTAAGAAATAAAATTGCTTCTAATATTTCTAATTATAAAAATATTATTCATTTTATTCATTTTTCGTGTACTTCGGATGATATTAATAATTTAGCATATGCATGTATGATGAAAAAAACTGTATTTACAATATTAGTTCCATTATGGAAAAAAATTTTATCTTCTATAAAATTTTTTTCACATGATGCAAAAAGAGTAAGTATATTATCTAGAACACATGGACAACCTGCAACACCGACTACACTAGGTAAAATAATGACTAATTTTTATTATAGGATGAAAAGACAACTTATACAATTAAAAAATATTGTTATTTTAGGAAAGTTTAATGGTGCAACTGGTAATTATAATGCACACATTGCTGCTTATCCTAATGTAAATTGGCATCAAATTAGTCAAAATTTTGTTATTAGCCTAGGTCTACAGTGGAATCCTTATACAACACAAATAGAACCACATGATTATATTTCTGAAATTTTTAGTTGTATTGTACGTTTTAATACTATTTTGATTAATTTTAATCAAGATATATGGGGGTATATTACACTAGATTATTTTAAACAAAAAATTAAAAATGATGCAATTGGTTCTTCTACTATGCCACATAAAGTTAATCCTATTGAATTTGAAAAATCTGAAGGTAATTTGGGTTTAGCAAATGCTGTCATGAATCATATGATAATAAAATTACCAATATCAAGATGGCAGCGTGATTTAAGTGATTCAACTATTTTACGTAATATTGGTGTTGTAATTGGTTATTCTATTATTGCTTATGATGCTACATTATTAGGGTTGAATAAAATTGAAATAAATTATTATAATATTTCAAAAGATTTACATAATCGTTGGCAATTATTAGCTGAGCCAATACACACGGTAATGCGTCGTTTTGGAATTGTTGATTCATATGAACAATTAAAACAATTAACTAGAAATAAAAACATTACTAAAAATGATATACATGCATATATTGATAAATTACATATTCCAAAAGTTGAGAAACAAAAGTTAAAAAAAATAAATCCTAACAATTATATTGGGAATTCTATACAATTAGTCGAAAAAATATAA
- the mnmA gene encoding tRNA 2-thiouridine(34) synthase MnmA, with translation MKNKKVIVAMSGGVDSAVSAYLLLKKGYVVEGIFMKNWEEDDNVDYCASAKDLYDTRIVCKKLGIYLHEVNFSTEYWDNVFEKFLLSYKQGNTPNPDILCNKKIKFGLLFDFVIYQLRADFLATGHYAQIKSLNRKNMLIRSIDLHKDQSYFLYTLSNYKLKKILFPVGHLKKKKVRNIAHKIHLHNAYKKDSTGICFIGPRKMHIFLHRFIGYRSGNIVDQYGYIIGVHNGLVNYTIGQRKNIGIGGRFDKQNMPWYVVEKNFIKNSLVVVQGRKNIQLFSIGLIAINVHWINKINIFNNLSCTVKVRYCANDIKCRIYLLNLYSVKIIFEKPISSIAPGQSVVFYSHKICLGGGVIKKSIPYA, from the coding sequence ATGAAAAATAAAAAAGTTATTGTTGCTATGTCTGGCGGAGTAGATTCTGCAGTTTCTGCATATCTTTTATTAAAAAAAGGATATGTAGTAGAAGGGATATTTATGAAAAACTGGGAAGAAGATGATAATGTAGATTATTGTGCTTCTGCTAAAGATTTATATGATACCCGTATAGTATGTAAAAAACTAGGAATTTATTTACATGAAGTAAATTTTTCTACAGAATATTGGGATAATGTTTTTGAAAAATTTCTTTTATCGTATAAACAAGGTAATACACCTAATCCTGATATTTTATGTAATAAAAAAATTAAATTTGGTTTACTTTTTGATTTTGTAATCTATCAATTACGTGCTGATTTTCTTGCAACAGGACACTATGCACAAATTAAATCCCTGAATAGAAAAAATATGTTAATAAGAAGTATAGATCTTCATAAGGATCAAAGTTATTTTTTATATACATTAAGTAATTATAAGTTAAAAAAAATATTATTTCCAGTAGGACATTTAAAAAAAAAAAAAGTACGTAATATAGCTCATAAAATTCATTTACATAATGCATATAAAAAAGATTCCACTGGGATTTGTTTTATAGGACCTCGAAAAATGCATATTTTTTTACATCGTTTTATTGGATATCGTTCAGGTAATATTGTTGACCAATATGGTTATATTATAGGTGTACATAATGGTTTGGTAAATTATACTATCGGTCAAAGAAAAAATATAGGCATTGGTGGAAGATTTGATAAACAAAATATGCCATGGTATGTTGTAGAAAAAAATTTTATTAAAAATAGTTTAGTTGTAGTACAAGGAAGAAAAAATATTCAATTGTTTTCTATAGGATTAATTGCAATTAATGTACATTGGATTAATAAAATTAATATTTTTAATAATTTATCCTGTACTGTAAAAGTTAGATATTGTGCAAACGATATAAAATGTAGAATTTATCTTTTAAATTTATATTCTGTAAAAATTATATTTGAAAAACCTATTTCTTCTATTGCTCCGGGACAATCAGTAGTATTCTACTCTCATAAAATTTGTTTAGGAGGGGGAGTTATTAAAAAAAGTATACCTTATGCATGA